One Lacunisphaera limnophila DNA window includes the following coding sequences:
- a CDS encoding TrhA extension/companion domain-containing protein codes for MSDRISTKPVVEEEFSLPLFLAVVAASFSGVLGLVWWLAPAPVWAAQTQSAWWQYLALFLGISMFNCFMEFFFHRYVLHKPVLPFLSYFYRQHTHHHSLTRITRRRTPGGLDVNFVENYYPIVKEEQKEASFFPWYTYLAFAACMTPFLVVLQWFVPSLPWFVAGYSAIASSLLIYELFHAIEHWSFERWAPLIEHPTFGAFWRKVYSFHLRHHAVIDCNEAISGFFIMPVADWVFGTCIIPGVLYKHGQTVAEEKEFLSPKPVALIRWLDRLTDGLVKARRQRAQGAA; via the coding sequence ATGTCAGACCGTATCTCGACCAAACCCGTCGTTGAGGAGGAATTCTCCCTGCCCCTGTTCCTGGCCGTCGTCGCCGCGTCCTTCTCGGGCGTGCTGGGCCTCGTCTGGTGGCTGGCCCCCGCGCCGGTCTGGGCCGCCCAGACCCAGTCCGCCTGGTGGCAGTACCTTGCGCTGTTTCTCGGCATCTCGATGTTCAACTGCTTCATGGAGTTCTTCTTCCACCGCTACGTCCTGCACAAGCCGGTGCTCCCGTTCCTCAGCTACTTCTACCGCCAGCACACCCACCACCACAGCCTCACGCGCATCACGCGTCGCCGCACGCCCGGCGGCCTCGACGTCAACTTCGTCGAAAACTACTACCCGATCGTGAAGGAGGAGCAAAAGGAGGCCTCGTTCTTCCCCTGGTACACCTACCTCGCGTTCGCCGCCTGCATGACGCCTTTCCTGGTCGTGCTACAGTGGTTCGTGCCTTCCCTTCCCTGGTTCGTCGCCGGTTATAGCGCCATCGCCTCGTCCCTGCTGATCTACGAGCTCTTCCACGCCATCGAGCACTGGTCCTTTGAGCGCTGGGCCCCGCTCATCGAGCACCCGACGTTTGGCGCGTTCTGGCGCAAGGTCTACAGCTTCCACCTCCGCCACCACGCCGTCATCGACTGTAACGAGGCGATCTCCGGCTTCTTCATCATGCCTGTCGCGGACTGGGTCTTCGGCACCTGCATCATCCCCGGCGTGCTCTACAAGCACGGCCAGACCGTGGCCGAGGAGAAGGAATTCCTCAGCCCGAAGCCCGTCGCCCTCATCCGCTGGCTCGACCGCCTGACCGACGGCCTGGTCAAGGCCCGCCGCCAGCGCGCCCAGGGCGCGGCCTGA
- the msrA gene encoding peptide-methionine (S)-S-oxide reductase MsrA → MTATAETKPALKTEFATFGGGCFWCTEAVFELLPGVKAVVSGYAGGTKANPTYEEICTGRTGHAEVIRVEYWPHDVSYEKLVEVFFEAHDPTTLNRQGADEGTQYRSVIFTHNEEQRVAAEAGKAAAQKLFDDPIVTEISPLPLFYPAEKYHQDYFKNNPSQGYCTFVIKPKVSKLLKKGVIGK, encoded by the coding sequence ATGACTGCCACGGCCGAAACCAAACCTGCGTTGAAAACCGAGTTCGCCACCTTCGGGGGCGGCTGCTTCTGGTGCACGGAGGCGGTGTTCGAGCTGCTGCCGGGCGTGAAGGCCGTGGTCAGCGGCTACGCGGGCGGCACGAAGGCCAACCCGACCTATGAGGAAATCTGCACCGGCCGGACGGGCCATGCCGAGGTCATCCGGGTGGAGTACTGGCCGCACGACGTGAGCTACGAGAAGCTCGTCGAGGTGTTCTTCGAGGCGCACGATCCGACCACGCTGAACCGGCAGGGGGCGGACGAAGGCACGCAGTACCGCTCGGTGATCTTCACGCACAACGAGGAGCAGCGGGTGGCCGCGGAGGCGGGCAAGGCGGCGGCGCAGAAATTGTTCGACGACCCGATCGTCACGGAGATCAGCCCGCTGCCGTTGTTCTATCCCGCGGAGAAGTACCACCAGGACTATTTCAAGAACAACCCCTCGCAGGGCTATTGCACGTTCGTGATCAAGCCGAAGGTGTCAAAGCTGCTCAAGAAGGGCGTGATCGGGAAGTGA
- a CDS encoding RNA-binding S4 domain-containing protein encodes MDDPRLDKWLWCVRVYKTRPEATAACRAGKVFLGELEAKPGRDLHVGEVVTVRLGALTRTLQVVAHPKSRVAAKLLPAFMADLTPPAEYERAKQAGIEHLLARQRGEGRPTKKDRRDMGRLFGYE; translated from the coding sequence ATGGACGATCCCCGTCTCGACAAATGGCTCTGGTGCGTGCGGGTCTACAAGACCCGCCCCGAGGCCACGGCCGCCTGCCGCGCCGGCAAGGTCTTCCTCGGCGAGCTCGAGGCCAAGCCCGGCCGCGATCTCCACGTGGGCGAGGTCGTCACCGTCCGTCTCGGCGCCCTCACCCGCACCCTGCAGGTCGTCGCCCACCCCAAGTCGCGCGTCGCCGCCAAACTGTTGCCGGCCTTCATGGCCGACCTCACGCCGCCCGCCGAGTACGAGCGCGCCAAACAGGCCGGCATCGAGCACCTCCTCGCCCGCCAACGCGGCGAGGGCCGCCCCACCAAAAAGGACCGCCGCGACATGGGCCGGCTCTTCGGCTACGAGTGA